From one Corvus cornix cornix isolate S_Up_H32 chromosome 21, ASM73873v5, whole genome shotgun sequence genomic stretch:
- the CTNNBIP1 gene encoding beta-catenin-interacting protein 1, which yields MNREGVPGKSPEEMYIQQKVRVLLMLRKMGSNLTASEEEFLRTYAGVVNSQLSQLPQHSIDQGAEDVVMAFSRSETEDRRQ from the exons aTGAACCGTGAGGGCGTCCCCGGAAAGAGTCCGGAGGAGATGTACATCCAGCAGAAAGTGAGAGTCCTGCTCATGCTCAGGAAGATGGGATCAAAC CTGACGGCCAGCGAGGAGGAGTTCCTGCGCACGTACGCGGGGGTGGTGAACAGCCAGCTGAGCCAGTTGCCCCAGCACTCCATCGACCAGG GTGCTGAGGATGTTGTGATGGCATTTTCCAGATCAGAGACAGAAGACAGAAGACAGTAA